One genomic segment of Pongo abelii isolate AG06213 chromosome 13, NHGRI_mPonAbe1-v2.0_pri, whole genome shotgun sequence includes these proteins:
- the LOC100442678 gene encoding olfactory receptor 1L4, giving the protein MEIKNYSSSTSGFILLGLSSNLQLQKPLFAIFLIMHLVTVVGNVLIILAIYSDPRLHTPMYFFLSNLSFMDICFTTVIVPKMLVNFLSETKVISYVGCLVQMYFFMAFANTDSYLLASMAIDRLVAICNPLRYDVFMKPQHCLLMLMGSCSISHLHSLFRVLLMSRLSFCASHIIKHFFCDTQPVLKLSCSDTSSSQMVVMTETLAVIVTPFLCIIFSYLRIIITVLRIPSAAGKWKAFSTCSSHLTVVVLFYGSVIYVYFRPLSMYSVMKDRVATVMYTVVTPMLNPFIYSLRNKDMKRGLKKLRDRIYS; this is encoded by the coding sequence ATGGAGATAAAGAATTACAGCAGCAGCACCTCAGGCTTCATCCTCCTGGGCCTCTCTTCCAACCTTCAGCTGCAGAAACCTCTCTTTGCCATCTTCCTCATCATGCACCTGGTCACTGTGGTAGGGAATGTGCTCATCATCCTGGCCATCTACTCTGACCCCAGGCTCCACACCCCTATGTACTTTTTTCTCAGCAACTTGTCTTTCATGGATATCTGCTTCACAACAGTTATAGTGCCTAAGATGCTGGTGAATTTTCTATCAGAGACAAAGGTTATCTCTTATGTGGGCTGCCTGGTCCAGATGTACTTCTTTATGGCATTTGCGAACACTGACAGCTACCTGCTGGCCTCTATGGCCATCGACCGGCTGGTGGCCATCTGCAACCCCTTACGCTATGATGTGTTTATGAAACCACAGCACTGCCTACTCATGCTAATGGGTTCTTGCAGCATCTCCCACCTACATTCCCTGTTCCGTGTGCTACTTATGTCTCgcctgtctttctgtgcctctcaCATAATTAAGCACTTTTTCTGTGACACCCAGCCTGTGCTAAAGCTCTCCTGCTCTGACACATCCTCCAGCCAGATGGTGGTGATGACTGAGACCTTAGCTGTCATCGTGACCCCCTTCCTGTGTATCATCTTCTCCTACCTGCGAATCATCATCACTGTACTCAGAATCCCCTCTGCAGCTGGGAAGTGGAAGGCCTTCTCTACCTGTAGCTCCCACCTCACTGTAGTGGTCCTGTTCTATGGGAGTGTCATCTATGTCTATTTTAGGCCTCTGTCCATGTACTCAGTGATGAAGGACCGGGTAGCCACAGTTATGTACACAGTAGTGACACCCATGCTGAACCCTTTCATCTACAGCCTGAGGAACAAAGATATGAAAAGGGGTTTGAAGAAATTAAGAGACAGAATTTACTCATAG